In Diachasmimorpha longicaudata isolate KC_UGA_2023 chromosome 4, iyDiaLong2, whole genome shotgun sequence, a single genomic region encodes these proteins:
- the LOC135161807 gene encoding uncharacterized protein LOC135161807 — translation MPGPVLPENITPPPTRMTEGSFSSSLRPPAFSVDSPRIWFTQMEANFAIAGIVTERDKFNRIVASIDTNICKEVSDVIDPIPTDTPYQKLKHALISRFTSSQEARMRQLLDKESLGSRTPSAHLRHLRSLVPGIGEDVLKSKWLSHLPNQMEAFLSEDEGTDLTKLAERADRLNEIFSPGSAPMVNAVAHTPTPTSQESEIAALSRQIAALQASVRQLKATTSRPSTKASENRSRSTSRNRLPNNTGVCWYHRKFGKQAKKCIPGCKREGNANGGQ, via the coding sequence ATGCCCGGTCCAGTGCTTCCAGAAAACATCACACCCCCGCCTACCAGGATGACCGAGGGTTCGTTTTCATCGTCACTTCGACCACCCGCATTCAGCGTCGACTCGCCCAGAATATGGTTCACGCAGATGGAGGCGAACTTCGCGATCGCTGGAATCGTCACCGAACGTGACAAATTCAACAGGATCGTTGCCTCAATAGACACCAACATCTGCAAGGAGGTCAGTGACGTCATTGACCCGATACCCACTGACACACCCTACCAGAAGCTAAAGCACGCGCTGATCTCACGTTTCACAAGCTCGCAAGAGGCCAGAATGCGTCAGCTTTTGGACAAGGAATCCCTTGGCAGTCGCACTCCTTCAGCACACCTACGGCATCTCAGGAGTCTAGTCCCAGGGATCGGCGAAGACGTCCTCAAGTCGAAATGGCTTTCGCACCTGCCAAATCAGATGGAAGCTTTTCTCTCAGAGGACGAGGGCACCGACCTGACGAAGCTCGCTGAACGAGCCGACAGACTGAACGAAATCTTCAGCCCGGGATCAGCACCCATGGTCAATGCCGTGGCACACACGCCGACGCCTACGTCACAAGAGTCGGAGATAGCCGCACTGTCCAGACAAATTGCAGCTCTCCAAGCTTCTgtccgacaactgaaagccaCGACATCCAGGCCAAGCACCAAAGCTTCCGAAAACCGTTCCCGCAGCACTTCACGGAACAGGCTTCCCAACAACACCGGTGTCTGCTGGTACCACAGGAAATTCGGTAAGCAAGCAAAGAAGTGTATTCCAGGTTGCAAGCGTGAGGGAAACGCCAACGGGGGTCAGTGA
- the LOC135161808 gene encoding uncharacterized protein LOC135161808, which translates to MNTLFSLVLESEEDSLLQRDPLAVARPPLCGRPKGHRGRPPLVRGGSAGTGRGSQETLNWALPGSSHSGQIDLQHCKAATQQASRSLAVEHTDRCLIQEPWHHGGSVKGLSGGKVQLFYGRGDLGPRACIAVKRACGGRGMANFCRRDLVAVVVRLRGEVEAEDIVFCSAYFPHESPTPPPTKEMRVLVNHCRAEKLPLILGCDVNAQNVVWGSERCNDRGTALLEFMADVDMEILNRGSRPTFVTSHCQCIIDVTMCTRRLAGRCRDWRVDREDTLSDHRLIRFSIEGCVKLHRDCLRRNSRATDWESVERILEERLRVGRVRPCREDKFEDEVKRIHVALTESFQMAYPAKQCKQGNKVPWWSRELDRLRCQSRRLGNRAHKSKRAEDWTLYRNVQREYKRLIQQSKELTWRTYCEELEALESISRLRRVFSGGPAQGLGGITLTSGETITEPREVLEHVVRAHSPDYYRASGRVP; encoded by the exons ATGAATACGCTTTTTTCATTAGTTCTA GAGAGCGAGGAAGACTccctcttacagagggacccACTCGCTGTTGCACGACCTCCGCTGTGCGGACGTCCAAAGGGCCATAGAggaaggccgcctctggtgagGGGGGGCTCGGCGGGAACTGGAAGGGGGTCTCAAGAGACCCTGaactgggccctgccgggctcatcTCACTCGGGGCAG attgacttgcagcactgcaaggctgcgactcagcaggCCAGTCGCAGCCTTGCGGTAGAGCACACAGACAGATGCCTTATACAAGAGCCCTGGCATCACGGAGGCTCAGTTAAAGGCTTATCTGGTGGCAAGGTGCAGCTATTCTATGGCcggggcgacctgggccccagggcctgcattgctgtcaaaagagcgtgcggagGCAGGGGAATGGCTAACTTCTGCCGCCGAGATttggtggcggttgtcgtgagacttcggggggaggtTGAAGCGGAGGACATTGTgttctgctcggcttacttcccgCATGAGtcgccgacaccaccacctaccaagGAAATGCGTGTTttggtgaatcactgcagagccGAAAAGCTGCCACTCATCCTAGGATGCGACGTAAATGCGCAAaacgtggtgtggggcagtgaaagatgtaatgacagaggcactgctctcctggaatttatggcagacgtggacatggagatcctaaacaggggctcgaggccTACGTTTGTCACCTCACactgtcaatgtatcattgacgtaaccatgtgcacccgccggctggcggggcgatgcagggactggagagtggaccgggaggacacactctccGACCATCGACTCATTAGATTTAGCATTGAGGGCTGTGTCAAACTACACCGGGACTGCCTGCGCAGAAACtcaagggccaccgactgggagTCCGTTGAGAGGAtcctggaggaaaggctcaGGGTAGGACGCGTAaggccctgcagggaggacAAGTTCGAGGACGAGGTGAAgagaatccacgttgccctaaccGAGTCCTTCCAGATGGCATACCCGGCTAAACAATGCAAGCAAGGAAAcaaagtgccttggtggagtCGTGAACTGGACAGGCTGAGATGCCAATCCAGGAGACTAGGGAATCGAGCGCATAAATCCAAGAGagccgaagactggactctgtacagaaatgtgcagagggagtacaagaggctcatacaacaatcaaaggagctcacctggagaacatactgtgaggaactggaggcgcttgaaagcatctccaggcttcgcagggtTTTCTCGGGGGGCCCTGCACAAgggctgggtggaatcacgctgacaagcggagagaccatcacagaaccgcgagaggtccttgagcatgTGGTTCGTGCGCACTCTCCGGACTACTATAGAGCATCCGGGAGAGTGCCCTGA